The region GTTCTAGAAGTGTGGTCAGCCCCAGACCTGACAGTAACGCCACCAGTGGAAAAATCGTCAGGAACAGCCGCTCTCCATCGTAGACGGCCACGCCAGGCAAGCTGAAGACAATCAAAGGCGTCACAAGAAACATCAGCAGCAAACGACCACGGAGAGTCGCGGTTTGCTTGTCTTGCACCGAGTGTGGCATCTGGCCACGAATCACTTGCCACGAACCATACAAGCACAGGATGAGCACAGGTAAGGAAATCGTGATGGCGGTGGTCACCCACGGGTAATGCCACGGAGTCAACCGATCCGAAAACTTCTCGTCAAAATACCAGACTGACAACGTCGCCCGTTTCGTTGCGCGGCCCAGGTATTCCAAAGTCCTGTGGGCAGGATCACTCCACAACCAGGGCCAGCAAAAAAAGACCACACCCGCAGCCAGCCCAGCCACCAGAATCAATCGCACCGCCCGCAGCCGATAGATCGCGAACAACCAGAGCAGCATCGGTGGTAACAGCAGGACGGCCTGTATTTTTGTCAGTGACGCTAAACCGTAAATCGCTCCAGCCGCAGCGACGGGCAGCCAGTCGGGTAATGGCCTGACGGTTTCGCTCTGTTCATCCAGAGGGCTGGAAACTGCTGCTGGTGCACGCAGACACCAGCTCGCAGCCGCCAGTGCAAAGCCCGTGCAGGCCAGGTTCGTCACCGTTTCCAGAGAAGCCAGATGGGCATGCGCAAAGACTCGTGGCATCGTCATCAGACCCAACCCTGCCACAATGCCCGTCCATCGACCAGCCCATCTCATGCCCCACCAGGTAACGAGCATGACAGTGAGGCCAAAGGCTGTCGCAGAACCAGCTCTTCCGAGGGTGTAGTCGATCTCTGACCGCTTCTGCCCGAGGCTCTCGATCCCCACGACATATCTCAGAAAATCATGATGCAGACCCAGCCACAGCCGGCCCAGAGGGGGATGATCGGCCAGATAAATCTCATCCTGAAAAATCTCCCACAGGCTCAAGGGATTCAGCAGCGCCAGCCCATAAGCTCCTAAAGCTCGACTCAGAAATACACCCTGCTGAACATTGAACGATTCATCAATCGTCAGGCCAGGGCCTTCGGGCCATGTGGGGTGTAGACCTCCCGCATCAAGCTGGCACAGCACCCAGAGAGTGGCCACAATTCCTAAAACCCAGGCTGGCCAGAGATCTCTGGCCGTAAGGAGCATCTTTTCACGCGTGGGCAGCACAGAAACCATGGCCCGGCCTGTGGCAGGCGTCTCCTGGGGAGGTCTCGAAATTGTCTGCGATCGATGCTTGGACATGGCGGCACACTCCTCAGAGATCAGCCCGCAGGTTATCGTATCGGGCTGTGGAATACCTCTGCGGAATACCTCAGCAGGATCCAGACGACCGGCAGCAGGCGAGTCTGCGAGTGATCAATCCACTGGCAGGAACTCTCTCGGCGATCTCCAGTCAGCGAGAATCCGTCGAGCTTCTGCCCGATGGATCATGAATGGGCGAATTTATAGAAGGTTGTTGGTATGACTGGCGATCTGGCGACGTTCGAAGGACATGGCATCAAGTTCGTTTACCCGGTCAGCTGGCCTGTCAGTGAAGAGGGAAACGACGAAACGGTCACCATCACCGTCAATTCGAAGGGGTGTTCGTTTTTCTCGGTCGTCGTGATGGATCCCCCTCAGGATCCCGAGGATGTCATCGAGCAGATTGTCGAAACTTACCGCGAAATCTATCCCGAAATGGATGAGTATCCGCTCTTTACCCCGTCGGCAGCCCCGGGGATGCATGCAGCACGGGAGCTTGATTTTGTCTGCCTCGATCTGGTGACGACTGTTTCTCTGCACGCATTCCGCACGGGAGAGCGTACCCTGCTGACTTTAGTGCAGGGGCCCGATAAAGAACTCGAAGAAATCAGTCCACTGCTGGAAGCGATTGCCAAAAGTGTCCAGGCAGACGATGGCATGACTCAGGAGCCGACGCTCGAAGATGCCTGACAGGACACACCTTTAGGGTTCAAAACAGTCAATGGTCACGTGTCCAGACGATCAGGATTTCGTACGTTCTCCACGAAAAATTTACTTTCTGACCGTAACGTCACATCTCTATCTTACATATTTTGAACGTGTGGATGAAAACTCTGTAGTAACATCCACTCCCCCTCGGTGTTGAGAACCTATCTGCAGTTCAGGACGATTCCTCGGGAGGAAGCTTCATGTCCGCTCCCTCGATTGATGAACTTCTCGATCAGGCCAGGCAACTCGCCCGCCAGAGAGAATTTGCTGCCGCCACGCAAATCTATCAGGCGGTCATTGCTCAGGATCCGTCCAACACTGCGGCTTACGATGGTTTGGGAACGATCTACTTCGTGCAAGAATTTTATCAGGAAGCCATCAACTGTTTTCTGGAAGTGGCGGCACTCAAGCCCGTCGATGGTAAGCCGCTCTTCAATGCCGGTGCCATCTACAATCGCATGGGTGAATATGCCAAAGCGGTCGAGATCATTCGCAAAGGTTTGAATCGCGATAAACGCTGTGCCGAAGGTTATTACAATCTGGGGATCGCGCATCGCAAGCAGTCACAATGGCAGATGGCGATTTCTTCCTATCGGGAAGCGATTCGCCTCGACCCAGCCTTTGCTGAGGCTTATCAAAACCTGGGCAACGTCTATCTCGAAATGCAGAACTATCCACTGGCCATTCAGAACTTTAAAAAGTCGCTGGAAGTCAAGCCGGGCTTTGCCAAAGCCCTCTCGGGTTTAGAAAAAGCAGAAAGTCTGTCGCAGCAACTGAAGAACAAAATCAGCCCTTTCGGCAGACTGGTCGATCCGAAGGAAGCCGCACAAGGCAACACTTCCGACAGTTCCGGCGTGATGCGTCAGATGACCAATGCCGAGCGCCTGCATGACCGGCAATCGGTACGAGAGTTAGCCCGGCAGATCGAAGTCAATACGGCCGAGATGCTCGAATACGCACACAATGAGTTTTTTCCCGTGTTTCAAACACTCCATCATCTGGTCGTCCAGGGGAATACCGGGCTGGCTTTGCACCGGGCGACACAACAATATCGGGATGCCGTCAATCGACTGGCCGAGTACCGCCGTTTACAACGCCGGAAACTGCTAGAACTTCAAGCCTACGAAGAACTCATCCAGATGCGGAGTGTGAGTGTCGGTTAGCCGATGGATAATCTCTCTGATCTTTTGCCACAGCCTCTGAACGACAACAGTTCTGTGGCAAATCTGCTGTGGCAAATGTTGACAAATCCTGTAGCCAGCTCACATGCTTGAGCGGGATTTTCAACGATCAAATTGCTGCCAGAGACTCACCGCATCCATTGAATACACAGGAAAGACCAGCATGGCTAAGAAAAAAGCTGTTAAAAAGGCTGCTCCCGCACCTGCGAAAACCACTACAGCTAAAGCCGCCGAAAAGCTCAAAGCGGTTGCGCCACCAACAAAACCTGCCGCGGTTGATCGCATTGTCATGCGCACTGGCGAAGCACTGGTCGAGGCTGAGCCCGCCTGGTCTGCTGCTGAACCCGAAGTCGTGATTGGGGAACTCGATGGGCCAGTCGGCTATGCCATGGCCAATCTGTTAGGTGACCAGATCAAAGGCCACTCACGCGTTTTCGCCATTCTCAACTGCGATGTTCAAGTCCGTCCTGCCACACTCATGGTCAGTAAGGTCACTGTCAAAAGTGAAGCTTACACAAACATTCTGATGGGGACAGTGCAGGCCGCCATTGCGAATGGTGTGCTGGATGCTGTTCGCAAGGGAGATATTCCGAAAGAAAAGGCCAACGATCTGGGGATCATCATCTCGGTCTGGCTCGACCCGTCGGTCACCTCGGTCGAAATTGACCATAACATTCTGTTCGACACTCACCGTCAGGCCACAGCCAAAGCGATTGCCAAAGCCATGAAGCACGAGCCGTCGATCGACTGGTTACTCGAACATCAGCACGAGATCCAGCACTGCTTCAAGCCGGCGTAAATCGTCGCCACTCTTATCACTTCGGCTTCGAGCATCGACCTCACTGAGCGTGCCCTGCGCATACCTCCGTGCCGGGTGAGGGTCTTGCCAAGCGATGTGCAACAGTCACCACAGCTTCCGCAGGAGCGCTGATTGACGATTGGTAGCCAGAGATGAAGAGCATGCTGCGTTTAGACCGCTAGTGGATAGTACACCGAATACGTTCGAGTTCCCCTCATCCCGGCCTTCTCCCGTCGGAACGGGAGAAGGAGCAATACAGTCTCCCGCATACCCATAGACTGGGTGGCTCAAACATCGCTTTGAAAGCCTGGATGACAACGGTCACTCGAAACACTCTGCAAAACGCAGTGGTGAACCTGCATTTCCTCATGTCGGGTGCATGCAGTCCCGACGGAATGCACCAGGCTCGGTAACCCTTTCGTGCCGGGCCTTTAGTTCACGAATATCGACGCTGAGTTGTATCGAATAGTCAGCCGTCGAATTCCCGGCTTACCGTCTCACGCCGACTTATCTTCTCACCCAGTGCAGACGGACGAGTGTCGCACCATCGCCCGTTTTGGGGATAAAGTTTTCGGGTCGGTTGTCATCCACTGCTGTTTTTCCGTACGGGGCCAGGCACAACTCCAGTTGCGAACCGTTCAGTCGGTAAATGCCCTGATAGACATGGTTATTCTGGGCATCGTACAAGTCGAACTGCATCGGCTCATCAAGCAAACGACCCGGCTTGACCCGCAGACCTAAAGTCGCAACGGGCAGAATCGAATCGGGCCTTTCAATCCGAACTTTGTTTCCATCAATCTTGAGCAGGTAATCTTTGTAAGGGAGGACGGTCGAACGCAGCACATCGGTCGTGGCCGAATCAACCTGCCATGTCCCCGAGATTCGCGTGAGATTCAAATCGGAAGCCTGCAGGCTCCGCGACCCCAGGATCATCGACCCGAGGACCATCGAGGCCACAACCATGGCACCAATCCAGGAGCAGCACCAGGCGCGAAAATCCCCAGGCAAAGTTCGGCAAGCAGACGAAGGCATGGCAACATGGCTTTCAGAAAGCAGTCAAAGATGGGAGTAAGCGACCTGTCGACCATCACGGGGCAATCAACCAGCAAGACAAGATCATAAAGTCCCCGCCCGACCTGTGAACAGCCCCTCATGCTGATTCTGCACGAGAATCCGCAGGCCATCACCTACGATTCACTTGGGGATTCAGCGTACAATCGATGCATCAGTTCCACTCGCCCGACATTTCCGCCAGTCATCCCAGAAGAAAACTTGACATGACCGATTCTTTGAATCGATTCACCAATCGAGTCGAAAACTACCGTAAGTATCGACCCTGCTTAAAGTCGGCGAACGATGAATCGACGAGCTGCATGCAATGGATTTTTCCGAGCAAGAAATTTGCAGCTCACTCATGCGGCATAACTCAACACATCCCACTGAACCTGTTGACATTGACTGCCAAAGTCCGCCTTGTATTCTCGTCGCAAGTTTTCGGAACAATCACACGTTAGGTGAATACACCTTATTGACATGATCGCGGTACAGACAATCTCAACGTCGTGGACAAAATCGTCGCGTGGCGGTTCACTTGCCATGCTGAGAAATTGCGTACCCAAACGCCTTCCATTAAGTGTGCCAGATGACTTTAGAAACGTTGTTTGGCACTCGGTTGCATACTCTGAATGCAACAGATTCGCTGTTCCGACAAGCGTACGCGTTACAGGACACTGCGAAGACAATCGTTTTGGATGCAAAAACGCAGAGGTTGAACGACACGATGATTATGCAATCCTGATTTACCGATATCAGACAGGGGCACCAGCACGCCAGTTCTTTGATCAATCAGGAACTCCCGTCGCACCCGAGCACTCGATTAAGATTCCATGGAACCGTTGGGCTTCAGTGGAATACAATGGCCGCTTTCCTTGTATCGACACAGGTAACTGGTGGTACGAACGAGTGGTTATCAATGTTGCTTGTGGTGACTCCATTCCCTTCAACTGCTTCACGGGTTCTGAACCTATTGAAAACTATACTCAACTTGCAATTCTTCGTTGAGAACGAGACACACCCACAAACGATACGATGAATCCAGTTAGCAGAATCGTCGTTAATTTTAATGATATCGATCACTCGCCCGACATTTCCGCCAGTCATCCCAGAAGAAAACTTGACATGACCGATTCTTTGAATCGATTCACCAATCGAGTCGAAAACTACCGTAAGTATCGACCCGGGTATCCGCCAGAGGTGCTATCGGTCCTGCAGCGGGTGACGGGGTTCAACACGCAGTGGGTGGTGGCGGATCTCGGTGCGGGAACGGGGATTTCGTCGCAGCTTTTTCTGGAGCATGGGAACGAGGTTTATGCTGTCGAACCGAATCGATCGATGCGTCAGGCCGCCAGGGAGCTTTTCGGTGACCAGGCGCGCCTCCACATCGTCGAAGGAACTGCGGAAGCGACCACTTTGCCAGATGCTGCCATCGATCTGGTCGTCGCTGCGCAGGCTTTTCACTGGTTCAACATACCGGCCACTCGCCTGGAGGTTCGAAGAATTCTCAAACCGCAAGGCTGGGTGGCGCTCATTTGGAATCATCGACAAACGCAGGGCTCAAAGTTTCTCGAAGAGTACGAACAACTACTCTGTACCTACGGCCGGGATTACGCCGCCATCCGGGATTCTCATCGGGACCAGCGGCGTCTCGAAGAGTTCTTTGGCAATGGACAAAGCGGCAGCAACGGCGGCTACCAAACCTTCGAAGTCGCCCACGAAAAGTGGCTCACCTATGAAGATTTGCGAGGGCTGCTGATGTCGGCCTCGTATGTGCCCCTCGAAGCCCAGCCGGGACATGCCAATATGCTTCTTGACTTACGTTCCATTTTTGCCCGCCATGCCAAAGATGGCGAGGTGCTGATGAAGTACCAGACAGAACTCTTTGTGGGGCGATGAAATAAGTTGTATGGGCAACTTGGGATGGCAAGGCCTTCTGTGACCAAAACAACTCAAGACTGAATTGATATTGTGCACAGAAAAGTATCTGGTAAAATTGACAATTGCGCACCAAAATCGCTTAGGTTAGAAGCGTAACCAGATAAGTCACTTTTCCAAACATCCGGTACATCTTCGACGTATACTCTAGACAACGCTTCAAGAAACCGATAATCTACTATACAGCATACCCTCCGGGCCTCTGCGGCAACGCATGCACACTTCGGAGGGTCTTTTCGTTTTCAGATGTAATTTTTTACATTGAATCCTCTCCATTCATCGGGCCTGACAATGGAGTACGAGAAAAAATTTCTCACCTTCTCAGAGCAAGCCGATCTTCTGATTCAACGGGGTTTGAAAGCAGATCGTGAAATTCTCATTCAGCATCTTCAGTCAGTAAGTTATTACCGAATAAGTGCTTACGTTCGACCATTTCGTCAGAAAAGCTCCCCGAACGACCCCATCCGTGAAGACCTGGTACCCGGAACCACTTTCGATGACATCTGGTCGAGATATGTTTTCGACCGCAGGTTACGACTCCTAGTTATGGATGCGATCGAACGCATTGAAGTCGATATTCGGACAAACCTGACATACCTGCATGCTGAAAAGCACGGCCCATTTGGCTACGCAGATGACACTGGTACGCTGCCTAATGTGCAAAGTGAGGAAGATCGCGAAAGGCTGCTCGAAGCACTGAAAGAGCCGTTGGCCAAAAGCAAGCCTCACGAAGATTTTGTCAAACACTTTAAGACAAAGTACGGCTCACATCATCGATCACTTCCCATTTGGGCCGCATGCGAAGTTATGACTTTTGGCCACCTGCTGACTTTCTACAGAGCTAGCCACCGGGACATCCAAAAGATCGTCGCCAGGCGATACAAGCTTTCTGATATCGTTTTTGAGTCATGGCTTGTGACGCTGAATATGGTTCGCAATGTCTGTGCACACCACGGTCGTCTTTGGAATCGTGAATTGGGCGTCAAACCCATGGTTCCCAATAAGGATCATCAATGGAGACATGGAGTTGGTGCCAGTGCGCAACCACTACCGGACAATCGTGTGTTTATAGTACTCACCATGCTTAAGTTCTGCTTGAATCTGATCTCACCCGACAGTCAATGGGGGCAGGGTCTCAAGGGGTTGCTGAACGAGTTCCCCAAGATTCCATTACGTTCCATGGGCTTCATCGACCAATGGGAATCTCACGTCCTTTGGAAATAGTACGTCGATGATCGACGATAACTGGATGATTTCTATCGACTGCATTTTCAGAATCGATTGTGTGGCCGTTATCGTTCAATTCTATTTTCCAAGCGATTGGTAAACATCTTCCCACCGCTATGAATCTTTTGGCACAAGAAAAATCTCCATCTTCTTCCCAAAACGAACACCCACGTAAAGTCAAGACAATTGATATTATGTCCCTACCTGCCTGCCGAATGGTTGA is a window of Planctopirus limnophila DSM 3776 DNA encoding:
- a CDS encoding tetratricopeptide repeat protein, producing the protein MSAPSIDELLDQARQLARQREFAAATQIYQAVIAQDPSNTAAYDGLGTIYFVQEFYQEAINCFLEVAALKPVDGKPLFNAGAIYNRMGEYAKAVEIIRKGLNRDKRCAEGYYNLGIAHRKQSQWQMAISSYREAIRLDPAFAEAYQNLGNVYLEMQNYPLAIQNFKKSLEVKPGFAKALSGLEKAESLSQQLKNKISPFGRLVDPKEAAQGNTSDSSGVMRQMTNAERLHDRQSVRELARQIEVNTAEMLEYAHNEFFPVFQTLHHLVVQGNTGLALHRATQQYRDAVNRLAEYRRLQRRKLLELQAYEELIQMRSVSVG
- the fae gene encoding formaldehyde-activating enzyme, coding for MRTGEALVEAEPAWSAAEPEVVIGELDGPVGYAMANLLGDQIKGHSRVFAILNCDVQVRPATLMVSKVTVKSEAYTNILMGTVQAAIANGVLDAVRKGDIPKEKANDLGIIISVWLDPSVTSVEIDHNILFDTHRQATAKAIAKAMKHEPSIDWLLEHQHEIQHCFKPA
- a CDS encoding class I SAM-dependent methyltransferase, which translates into the protein MTDSLNRFTNRVENYRKYRPGYPPEVLSVLQRVTGFNTQWVVADLGAGTGISSQLFLEHGNEVYAVEPNRSMRQAARELFGDQARLHIVEGTAEATTLPDAAIDLVVAAQAFHWFNIPATRLEVRRILKPQGWVALIWNHRQTQGSKFLEEYEQLLCTYGRDYAAIRDSHRDQRRLEEFFGNGQSGSNGGYQTFEVAHEKWLTYEDLRGLLMSASYVPLEAQPGHANMLLDLRSIFARHAKDGEVLMKYQTELFVGR
- a CDS encoding Abi family protein, which produces MEYEKKFLTFSEQADLLIQRGLKADREILIQHLQSVSYYRISAYVRPFRQKSSPNDPIREDLVPGTTFDDIWSRYVFDRRLRLLVMDAIERIEVDIRTNLTYLHAEKHGPFGYADDTGTLPNVQSEEDRERLLEALKEPLAKSKPHEDFVKHFKTKYGSHHRSLPIWAACEVMTFGHLLTFYRASHRDIQKIVARRYKLSDIVFESWLVTLNMVRNVCAHHGRLWNRELGVKPMVPNKDHQWRHGVGASAQPLPDNRVFIVLTMLKFCLNLISPDSQWGQGLKGLLNEFPKIPLRSMGFIDQWESHVLWK